From a region of the Georgenia yuyongxinii genome:
- a CDS encoding purine-nucleoside phosphorylase, translated as MPDDARPLVSLDDPATNPSDVASAAARLLAERTGVDRHDVALVLGSGWGGATELLGDTVAEVPATDVPGFSASTVAGHVGRLTSVRIAGTDRHALVIGARTHFYEGRDVRRVAHGMRVAAAAGARTVVLTNGCGGLEPEWAPGTPVLISDHINLTGASPLEGATFVDLTDLYSARLRALAREVDPALPEGVYVQFPGPHYETPAEVQMARRIGGHLVGMSTALEAIAARHAGLEILGLSLVTNPAAGISPTPLAHEEVLEAGRAAGPRISRLLAEIVRRL; from the coding sequence ATGCCCGACGACGCCCGGCCCCTGGTCAGCCTCGACGACCCGGCCACCAACCCCTCCGACGTCGCCAGCGCGGCCGCCCGGCTGCTGGCCGAGCGCACCGGAGTGGACCGCCACGACGTCGCGCTGGTCCTGGGCTCCGGGTGGGGTGGTGCCACCGAGCTGCTCGGCGACACCGTCGCCGAGGTCCCTGCCACCGACGTGCCCGGCTTCTCCGCGTCCACGGTCGCCGGGCACGTCGGCCGGCTCACGTCTGTGCGGATCGCCGGCACCGACCGCCACGCCCTGGTGATCGGGGCGCGCACGCACTTCTACGAGGGGCGCGACGTGCGCCGGGTCGCGCACGGGATGCGGGTGGCCGCCGCGGCGGGCGCCCGCACCGTCGTGCTGACCAACGGCTGCGGCGGGCTCGAGCCCGAGTGGGCGCCAGGCACACCCGTGCTCATCAGCGACCACATCAACCTCACCGGTGCCTCACCGCTGGAGGGCGCCACGTTCGTGGACCTGACCGACCTGTACTCCGCGCGGCTGCGGGCTCTGGCCCGGGAGGTCGACCCCGCGCTGCCCGAGGGCGTGTACGTGCAATTCCCCGGCCCGCACTACGAGACGCCCGCCGAGGTGCAGATGGCCCGCCGCATCGGCGGCCACCTCGTCGGCATGTCCACCGCGCTGGAGGCCATCGCGGCCCGGCACGCCGGGCTGGAGATCCTCGGCCTGTCGCTGGTCACCAACCCCGCCGCGGGGATCTCTCCCACCCCCCTAGCCCACGAGGAGGTGCTCGAGGCGGGCCGCGCCGCCGGACCGCGCATCTCCCGCCTGCTCGCCGAGATCGTCCGCCGGCTCTGA
- a CDS encoding thymidine phosphorylase: MTESFDAVDVIRTKRDGGVLNAAQIDWVIDAYTRGVVAEEQMSALAMAIFLNGMERAEIVRWTQAMIRSGERMDFSRLSRPTADKHSTGGVGDKITLPLAPLVAVFDVAVPQLSGRGLGHTGGTLDKLESIPGWQASLSNAQILTQLEDVGAVICAAGAGLAPADKKLYALRDTTATVEAIPLIASSIMSKKIAEGTDSLVLDVKVGSGAFMKDAERARELARTMVELGTDAGVRTVALLTDMSTPLGLTAGNALEVRESVEVLAGGGPADVVELTVALAREMLDAAGRPDADPAAALQDGRAMDVWRRMIAAQGGDPDAPLPVARHTEQVLADADGVLTGLDAYAVGVAAWRLGAGRARKEDPVQAVAGVELHAKPGDPVRKGQPLLTLHTDTSERFDRAREALDGGVVISAGRPPAGQSAGQTPVRQASDTGRTVVLDRVAG, from the coding sequence ATGACCGAGTCCTTCGACGCCGTCGACGTCATCCGCACCAAACGCGACGGCGGGGTCCTCAACGCTGCCCAGATCGACTGGGTCATCGACGCCTACACCCGTGGCGTCGTCGCCGAGGAGCAGATGAGCGCCCTCGCCATGGCGATCTTCCTCAACGGGATGGAGCGCGCGGAGATCGTCCGGTGGACCCAGGCGATGATCCGCTCCGGCGAGCGCATGGACTTCTCGCGGCTCTCGCGACCCACCGCCGACAAGCACTCCACCGGCGGCGTGGGGGACAAGATCACGCTGCCCCTGGCCCCGCTCGTCGCCGTCTTCGACGTCGCCGTACCCCAGCTGTCGGGCCGCGGGCTCGGCCACACCGGCGGCACCCTGGACAAGCTCGAGTCCATCCCCGGCTGGCAGGCGTCGCTGAGCAACGCCCAGATCCTGACGCAGCTCGAGGACGTCGGCGCGGTCATCTGCGCGGCCGGCGCCGGGCTGGCACCAGCGGACAAGAAGCTGTACGCCCTGCGCGACACCACGGCCACCGTCGAGGCGATCCCGCTGATCGCCAGCTCCATCATGAGCAAGAAGATCGCCGAGGGCACCGACTCACTGGTGCTGGACGTCAAGGTCGGGTCCGGGGCGTTCATGAAGGACGCTGAGCGGGCCCGTGAGCTCGCGCGCACCATGGTCGAGCTCGGCACGGACGCCGGGGTGCGCACGGTCGCCCTGCTCACCGACATGTCCACCCCGCTGGGCCTGACGGCCGGCAACGCGCTCGAGGTGCGCGAGTCCGTCGAGGTGCTCGCCGGCGGCGGCCCCGCAGACGTCGTCGAGCTGACCGTGGCGCTGGCGCGGGAGATGCTCGACGCCGCGGGCCGCCCGGACGCCGACCCGGCGGCGGCGCTGCAGGACGGCCGGGCCATGGACGTGTGGCGCCGGATGATCGCCGCCCAGGGCGGCGACCCCGACGCGCCGCTCCCGGTCGCCCGGCACACCGAGCAGGTGCTCGCCGACGCCGACGGCGTGCTCACCGGCCTCGACGCCTACGCCGTCGGGGTGGCCGCGTGGCGGCTAGGGGCCGGGCGGGCCCGCAAGGAGGACCCGGTCCAGGCGGTCGCCGGCGTGGAGCTGCACGCCAAGCCCGGCGACCCGGTCCGCAAGGGCCAGCCGCTCCTGACGCTCCACACCGACACCTCGGAGCGGTTCGACCGGGCCCGGGAGGCCCTCGACGGCGGCGTGGTCATCTCCGCGGGGCGGCCGCCCGCGGGGCAGTCGGCCGGGCAGACGCCGGTCCGCCAGGCGTCCGACACCGGGCGCACGGTCGTGCTCGACCGGGTCGCCGGCTGA
- a CDS encoding aldehyde dehydrogenase family protein: MTFLDYAPAPESTALLHLRDSYGLFIDGEFVDGRGDGFVTISPATEKPIAEIANANAADVDAAVAAARRAYERTWSRLSGTDRGKYLFRIARLVQERARELAVAESLDNGKPIKESRDVDIPLVAAWFFYYAGWADKLDHAGLGPDPRSLGVAAQVIPWNFPLMMLAWKIAPALAAGNTVVLKPAETTSLTALLFAELLQQADLPPGVVNIITGAGDTGEALVNHDGVDKVAFTGSTAVGRAIARSVAGTGKKVTLELGGKAANIVFDDAPIDQAIEGIVNGIFFNQGHVCCAGSRLLVQENVHDEVIDRLKARMMTLRLGDPLDKNTDIGAINSAEQLERIRELSEIGEREGAERWSAPCVIPENGFWYAPTIFTGVATSHRIARDEIFGPVLSVLTFRTPAEAVAKANNTPYGLSAGVWTEKGSRILAVADKLRAGVVWANTFNKFDPSSPFGGYKESGYGREGGRHGLAAYLEPAAAQVPARRSQPAGRLTATREEPAPAEEPAPADAEPTSTSARKDAK, from the coding sequence ATGACCTTCCTCGACTACGCCCCGGCGCCCGAGTCGACGGCGCTGCTGCACCTGCGAGACAGCTACGGGCTGTTCATCGACGGTGAGTTCGTCGACGGCCGCGGCGACGGCTTCGTGACCATCTCCCCGGCAACCGAGAAACCCATCGCCGAGATCGCGAACGCGAACGCCGCCGACGTCGACGCCGCCGTCGCCGCCGCCCGCCGCGCCTACGAGCGCACCTGGTCCAGGCTGAGCGGCACCGACCGGGGCAAGTACCTCTTCCGCATCGCCCGCCTCGTGCAGGAACGTGCCCGCGAGCTCGCCGTCGCCGAGAGCCTCGACAACGGCAAGCCCATCAAGGAGAGCCGCGACGTCGACATCCCGCTCGTGGCCGCCTGGTTCTTCTACTACGCCGGCTGGGCGGACAAGCTCGACCACGCCGGCCTGGGCCCGGACCCGCGCTCGCTCGGCGTGGCCGCGCAGGTCATCCCGTGGAACTTCCCGCTGATGATGCTGGCGTGGAAGATCGCCCCCGCGCTCGCGGCGGGGAACACCGTGGTGCTCAAGCCGGCCGAGACCACCTCGCTGACCGCGCTGCTGTTCGCCGAGCTCCTCCAGCAGGCGGACCTGCCACCCGGCGTCGTCAACATCATCACCGGCGCCGGGGACACCGGGGAGGCCCTGGTCAACCACGACGGCGTCGACAAGGTGGCGTTCACCGGGTCCACCGCCGTGGGCCGGGCCATCGCCCGGTCGGTCGCCGGCACCGGGAAGAAGGTCACCCTCGAGCTGGGCGGGAAGGCCGCGAACATCGTCTTCGACGACGCACCCATCGACCAGGCCATCGAGGGCATCGTCAACGGCATCTTCTTCAACCAGGGCCACGTGTGCTGCGCCGGGTCGCGCCTGCTCGTGCAGGAGAACGTCCACGACGAGGTCATCGATCGGCTCAAGGCCCGGATGATGACGCTGCGGCTGGGCGACCCGCTGGACAAGAACACCGACATCGGCGCCATCAACTCCGCCGAGCAGCTCGAGCGCATCCGTGAGCTCTCAGAGATCGGGGAGCGCGAGGGTGCCGAGCGCTGGTCCGCCCCGTGCGTCATCCCCGAGAACGGGTTCTGGTACGCGCCGACCATCTTCACCGGCGTCGCCACCTCGCACCGCATCGCCCGCGACGAGATCTTCGGGCCGGTGCTGTCGGTGCTGACCTTCCGCACCCCGGCGGAGGCGGTGGCCAAGGCGAACAACACCCCGTACGGCCTCTCCGCCGGCGTCTGGACGGAGAAGGGCAGCCGAATCCTCGCCGTCGCCGACAAGCTCCGCGCCGGCGTGGTGTGGGCGAACACCTTCAACAAGTTCGACCCGTCCTCCCCGTTCGGCGGGTACAAGGAGTCCGGCTACGGCCGGGAGGGGGGCCGCCACGGCCTGGCCGCCTACCTCGAGCCCGCGGCGGCCCAGGTCCCCGCGCGCCGGAGCCAGCCGGCCGGCCGTCTCACGGCCACCCGTGAGGAGCCCGCACCGGCTGAGGAGCCCGCACCGGCCGACGCCGAGCCCACCAGCACGTCCGCCCGGAAGGATGCCAAGTGA
- the deoC gene encoding deoxyribose-phosphate aldolase, which translates to MTLQTGARALAPAERAAALLGGDLTEKSLRLHLEGLPGVDAVGLEQRAAGLGTRSIKTSSKAWAIDTVIRLIDLTTLEGADTPGKVRSLVAKAITPDPMDLSAPRPAAVCVYGDMVPVAVEALGARQGLDSGGINIAAVATAFPSGRASRAVKLADTAEAVAAGADEIDMVIDRGAFLAGRYGQVFDEIVAVKEVCRRTDGSYAHLKVILETGELTTYDNVRRASWLAILAGGDFIKTSTGKVQPAATLPVTLLMLQVVGQWYRLTGERIGVKPAGGIRTSKDAIKYLVTVAETVGEDWLDPHLFRFGASSLLNDVLLQRQRMTTGRYSGPDYVTID; encoded by the coding sequence ATGACACTGCAGACAGGGGCGAGGGCGCTGGCGCCCGCCGAGCGGGCCGCCGCGCTCCTGGGCGGCGACCTCACCGAGAAGAGCCTGCGGCTGCACCTGGAGGGCCTGCCCGGCGTGGACGCCGTCGGCCTCGAGCAGCGCGCCGCCGGTCTGGGCACCCGCTCGATCAAGACCTCGTCCAAGGCGTGGGCGATCGACACGGTCATCCGCCTCATCGACCTGACCACCCTGGAGGGTGCGGACACCCCCGGGAAGGTCCGCTCCCTGGTCGCCAAGGCGATCACCCCGGACCCCATGGACCTCAGCGCGCCCCGGCCGGCCGCCGTCTGTGTGTACGGCGACATGGTGCCGGTGGCCGTCGAGGCTCTCGGGGCCCGCCAGGGGCTGGACTCGGGTGGCATCAACATCGCCGCCGTCGCCACCGCGTTCCCCAGCGGCCGGGCCTCCCGCGCCGTCAAGCTCGCCGACACCGCCGAGGCCGTCGCCGCCGGCGCGGACGAGATCGACATGGTCATCGACCGCGGCGCCTTCCTCGCCGGCCGCTACGGCCAGGTCTTCGACGAGATCGTCGCCGTCAAGGAGGTCTGCCGCCGCACCGACGGCAGCTACGCCCACCTCAAGGTCATCCTCGAGACCGGCGAGCTGACCACCTACGACAACGTCCGCCGCGCCTCCTGGCTCGCGATCCTCGCGGGCGGCGACTTCATCAAGACCTCCACCGGGAAGGTCCAGCCCGCCGCGACCCTGCCCGTCACCTTGCTCATGCTGCAGGTCGTGGGCCAGTGGTACCGCCTGACCGGGGAGCGGATCGGCGTGAAGCCCGCCGGCGGCATCCGCACCTCCAAGGACGCCATCAAGTACCTCGTCACGGTGGCCGAGACCGTCGGGGAGGACTGGCTCGACCCTCACCTGTTCCGGTTCGGCGCCTCCAGCCTGCTCAACGACGTGCTGCTGCAGCGCCAGCGCATGACCACCGGTCGGTACAGCGGCCCCGACTACGTCACCATCGATTGA
- a CDS encoding aldehyde dehydrogenase family protein produces the protein MTRLAVPKTYKLYIGGKFPRSESGRSYEVRSTGGEFLANAAKASRKDARDAVRAARAAVSGWAGATAYNRGQVLYRIAELLEGRRGQFVDEVAASEGLTVEAAAAQVDAAIDVWVWYAGWADKYAQVAGNANPVAGPYFNLSAPEPTGVVAMVAPQQSSLLGLVSVVAPALVAGNTVVVVASEPAPLSAITLSEVLATSDVPGGVVNVLTGSPAEIAPWLAAHADVDALDLAGAGDLDWVDLQVAAAETLKRVVEPVAGVPTPTLGRITAFTETKTVWHPKGML, from the coding sequence GTGACACGCCTCGCCGTGCCCAAGACCTACAAGCTCTACATCGGCGGGAAGTTCCCCCGCAGCGAGAGCGGGCGGAGCTACGAGGTCCGCTCCACCGGTGGGGAGTTCCTCGCCAACGCCGCCAAGGCCAGCCGCAAGGACGCGCGCGACGCCGTCCGCGCGGCTCGCGCGGCCGTGTCCGGCTGGGCCGGGGCGACGGCGTACAACCGCGGGCAGGTCCTCTACCGCATCGCCGAGCTGCTGGAAGGTCGCCGCGGGCAGTTCGTGGACGAGGTCGCCGCCAGCGAGGGCCTGACCGTCGAGGCGGCGGCGGCACAGGTCGACGCCGCCATCGACGTGTGGGTCTGGTACGCCGGCTGGGCCGACAAGTACGCCCAGGTGGCCGGCAACGCCAACCCCGTGGCCGGCCCGTACTTCAACCTCTCCGCCCCCGAGCCCACCGGGGTCGTGGCGATGGTCGCGCCGCAGCAGTCCTCGCTGCTGGGACTGGTGTCCGTCGTCGCGCCGGCGCTGGTGGCCGGCAACACCGTTGTCGTCGTCGCGAGCGAGCCGGCACCCCTCAGCGCGATCACGCTGAGTGAGGTGCTGGCCACCTCCGACGTGCCCGGCGGGGTGGTCAACGTCCTGACCGGGTCGCCCGCCGAGATCGCCCCGTGGCTCGCCGCGCACGCCGACGTCGACGCCCTCGACCTCGCCGGCGCCGGGGACCTGGACTGGGTCGACCTGCAGGTGGCGGCCGCGGAGACGCTCAAGCGGGTCGTGGAGCCGGTGGCCGGGGTGCCGACGCCCACACTGGGCCGCATCACGGCGTTCACCGAGACCAAGACCGTCTGGCACCCCAAGGGCATGCTCTGA
- a CDS encoding ABC transporter permease: MSDPVNETPQVAAQPGDLTARGDAVAGPGGVPRETPPAAETRTSQFFRDLLSGSWLVSVLAILVALVIGAVLIALADAGVQEASAYVFARPSDFFAASWDAVNSAYVALFRGAIFDFQAETFARSIRPFTETLVFSVPLILAGLGVAVGFRAGLFNIGGQGQIILGGIFGAFIGFTFDLPPVLHVTLAAIGAALGGAIWAGIAGVLKARTGANEVIVTIMLNNIAVYLVAYLLTTQAFKLPGSPFPKSPNIPTDSGTFPLLLGPSFRLHAGFLVAIAVTVFVWWLLERSTLGFELRASGANPSAARTAGISVPRVTVFTMLIAGALCGLAGAAQVLGTEKALTAGVAASYGFDAITVALLGRSRPFGTFLSGLLFGALKAGGFLMQSTTNTPIDIILVVQSIIVLLIAAPPLVRAIFRLPTPGAAPRRRTATPAVKEAAA, from the coding sequence GTGAGCGACCCCGTCAACGAGACCCCCCAGGTCGCCGCACAGCCGGGCGACCTGACCGCCCGCGGGGACGCCGTCGCGGGCCCTGGCGGCGTGCCGCGAGAGACGCCCCCCGCGGCAGAGACGAGGACGTCCCAGTTCTTCCGCGACCTGCTCTCCGGGAGCTGGCTGGTCTCGGTGCTGGCCATCTTGGTCGCCCTGGTGATCGGCGCGGTGCTCATCGCCCTGGCCGACGCCGGCGTGCAGGAGGCCTCCGCCTACGTCTTCGCCCGGCCCTCGGACTTCTTCGCCGCGTCCTGGGACGCCGTGAACAGCGCCTACGTGGCCCTGTTCCGCGGTGCCATCTTCGACTTCCAGGCCGAGACCTTCGCCCGCTCGATCCGCCCGTTCACTGAGACCCTGGTGTTCTCCGTGCCGCTGATCCTCGCCGGCCTCGGCGTCGCCGTGGGCTTCCGTGCGGGCCTGTTCAACATCGGTGGCCAGGGCCAGATCATCCTCGGCGGCATCTTCGGTGCCTTCATCGGCTTCACCTTCGACCTGCCGCCGGTGCTGCACGTGACTCTCGCCGCCATCGGCGCCGCGCTGGGCGGTGCCATCTGGGCGGGCATCGCCGGTGTGCTCAAGGCCCGCACTGGCGCCAACGAGGTGATCGTCACGATCATGCTCAACAACATCGCGGTGTACCTCGTCGCGTACCTGCTCACCACCCAGGCGTTCAAGCTGCCGGGGTCGCCGTTCCCGAAGTCGCCGAACATCCCCACGGACTCCGGCACCTTCCCGCTCCTGCTGGGCCCGAGCTTCCGGCTCCACGCCGGGTTCCTCGTGGCCATCGCGGTGACCGTGTTCGTGTGGTGGCTGCTCGAGCGCTCCACGCTCGGCTTCGAGCTGCGCGCCTCGGGCGCCAACCCCTCGGCCGCCCGCACCGCCGGCATCTCGGTGCCCCGGGTCACGGTCTTCACCATGCTGATCGCCGGCGCGCTGTGTGGTCTCGCCGGCGCGGCGCAGGTGCTGGGGACCGAGAAGGCCCTCACCGCCGGCGTCGCGGCCAGCTACGGCTTCGACGCCATCACCGTCGCCCTGCTCGGCCGGTCCCGCCCGTTCGGCACCTTCTTGTCGGGCCTGCTCTTCGGCGCGCTCAAGGCCGGCGGTTTCCTCATGCAGTCCACGACGAACACCCCGATCGACATCATCCTCGTGGTGCAGTCGATCATCGTGCTGCTCATCGCGGCCCCGCCGCTGGTGCGTGCCATCTTCCGACTCCCCACCCCCGGCGCCGCACCGCGTCGCCGGACCGCCACCCCGGCCGTCAAGGAGGCTGCGGCATGA
- a CDS encoding cytidine deaminase, protein MTISEGTWTALRALAYEAMERAYVPYSDFPVGAAALVDDGRTVSGCNVENAGYGVTLCAECGLISDLIRGGGGRLVAFTCVGRRGQLLVPCGRCRQLLWEHGGPDLLVEMPGGVRPMSEVLPDAFGPEYLTREATA, encoded by the coding sequence ATGACGATCTCCGAAGGGACCTGGACCGCCTTGCGGGCCCTGGCGTACGAGGCGATGGAACGGGCGTACGTGCCCTACTCGGACTTCCCCGTGGGGGCCGCTGCGCTCGTCGACGACGGGCGCACCGTCTCGGGCTGCAACGTGGAGAACGCCGGGTACGGCGTCACCCTGTGCGCCGAGTGCGGGCTGATCTCGGACCTGATCCGCGGCGGCGGCGGCCGCCTCGTGGCCTTCACCTGCGTGGGCCGCCGCGGGCAGCTCCTCGTACCGTGCGGGCGGTGCCGCCAGCTGCTCTGGGAGCACGGCGGCCCCGACCTGCTCGTGGAGATGCCCGGCGGCGTCCGCCCGATGAGCGAAGTCCTGCCCGACGCGTTCGGGCCCGAGTACCTCACCCGGGAGGCCACCGCATGA
- a CDS encoding ABC transporter permease yields MTATTTAAPREETSPTVLVPVSWRWPVIYGVLTAVTLVLFTLLPERGQETTFQLSRATDLIAIPNFAVPSVLTNWVLTAIMVALTLFVTRLALARRKVPVWAPVVFGTAFVLSFLVWVGAGRATVIPLTTLLQGALALSVPLVFGALCGVLCERSGIVNIAIEGQLLGGAFLAAVIGSLTSSAYLGMIAAPIAGALVGVLLSFFAVRYWVDQIIVGVVLNVLVIGLTSFLFSTVLTENAEQFNARQRLPNLPIPLLSEIPVIGPVLFNQNLLVYLMYVAVIVLQIFLFRSRWGLRVRSVGEHPKAADTVGIKVNRTRVRNTILGGAVAGLGGAFFTVGSGLAFGKEMSAGQGYIALAAMILGKWNPTGALAAALLFGFSKNLGNVLSTIGSPVPSEFLLMLPYVVTIFAVAGFVGRVRAPAAENIPYIK; encoded by the coding sequence ATGACCGCCACCACCACCGCCGCGCCCCGGGAGGAGACCAGCCCCACCGTGCTCGTGCCGGTGAGCTGGCGCTGGCCGGTCATCTACGGCGTCCTCACCGCCGTGACCCTCGTGCTGTTCACCCTGCTGCCCGAGCGGGGCCAGGAGACCACCTTCCAGCTCTCCCGCGCCACCGACCTCATCGCCATCCCCAACTTCGCCGTCCCCAGCGTCCTGACGAACTGGGTGCTCACCGCGATCATGGTGGCGCTGACCCTCTTCGTCACCCGGCTGGCCCTCGCCCGGCGGAAGGTGCCCGTCTGGGCGCCGGTCGTCTTCGGCACCGCGTTCGTCCTCTCCTTCCTCGTGTGGGTGGGAGCCGGCCGGGCCACGGTCATCCCGCTCACCACGCTGCTGCAGGGCGCGCTCGCCCTGTCCGTGCCGCTCGTCTTCGGTGCCCTGTGCGGCGTGCTGTGCGAGCGGTCCGGCATCGTCAACATCGCCATCGAGGGCCAGCTCCTCGGCGGCGCGTTCCTCGCCGCGGTGATCGGCTCGCTGACCTCCAGCGCGTACCTGGGAATGATCGCCGCACCCATCGCCGGCGCCCTCGTCGGCGTGCTGCTGTCCTTCTTCGCGGTGCGGTACTGGGTGGACCAGATCATCGTCGGCGTGGTCCTCAACGTCCTGGTCATCGGCCTGACGAGCTTCCTGTTCTCCACCGTCCTGACCGAGAACGCCGAGCAGTTCAACGCCCGGCAGCGCCTGCCGAACCTGCCGATCCCGCTGCTCTCGGAGATTCCCGTCATCGGGCCGGTGCTGTTCAACCAGAACCTGCTCGTCTACCTCATGTACGTCGCGGTGATCGTGCTGCAGATCTTCCTGTTCCGCAGCCGATGGGGCCTGCGGGTGCGGTCCGTGGGTGAGCACCCCAAGGCGGCCGACACCGTCGGCATCAAGGTCAACCGCACCCGCGTGCGCAACACGATCCTCGGCGGCGCGGTCGCCGGCCTGGGCGGGGCCTTCTTCACGGTCGGCTCCGGGCTGGCCTTCGGCAAGGAGATGTCGGCCGGGCAGGGCTACATCGCCCTCGCCGCGATGATCCTGGGCAAGTGGAACCCGACCGGCGCCCTGGCTGCCGCCCTGCTGTTCGGGTTCTCCAAGAACCTGGGCAACGTGCTCTCCACGATCGGCTCACCCGTGCCCAGTGAGTTCCTGCTCATGCTGCCCTACGTCGTGACGATCTTCGCCGTCGCCGGGTTCGTGGGTCGGGTGCGGGCCCCCGCAGCGGAGAACATCCCGTACATCAAGTGA
- a CDS encoding phospho-sugar mutase, which translates to MNTTTEEVRAWIDADPDPTARAELTELLAQAAGEPGDGAAETARADLDNRFAGTLEFGTAGLRGALGAGPNRMNRAVVIKAAAGLSAYLTSRVGVGFTVVIGYDARYGSARFAQDTAAVVTAAGGQAMLLPGPLPTPVLAFAVRHLGTDAGVMVTASHNPPQDNGYKVYLGGRVVTDAGQGAQIVPPYDAEIAGRIAAAGPANLVPRTEAGWTVLGADVREAYLRRAASLIPARHTRDVRIVYTPMHGVGGATAVEVLRRAGFTDVHVVAQQADPDPDFPTIAFPNPEEPGALNLALDLARAVDADVVLANDPDADRCSMAIPDRAVPGGWRQLTGDEIGALLGAQTGQAMALTGRGVMASSVVSSRLLEKVARSHGLEHRTTLTGFKWIARTEGLVFGYEEAIGYCVDPAAVRDKDGISAALRLAYLTAQLVNAGSTFTASLDDLARRHGLHATSQLSVRVEDLSLIPAAMARLRAAGPTTLTGSPVVATTDLAEGSPDLPPTDGLMYLTAAEDRVIIRPSGTEPKLKCYLEVIVPVPDTGDVTATRRVAAARLERLRADVAAAVGL; encoded by the coding sequence ATGAACACCACGACCGAGGAGGTCCGCGCCTGGATCGACGCCGACCCCGACCCCACCGCCCGGGCGGAGCTCACCGAGCTGCTGGCGCAGGCCGCGGGCGAACCCGGCGACGGCGCGGCGGAGACCGCCCGCGCGGACCTGGACAACCGGTTCGCCGGGACGCTGGAGTTCGGCACCGCGGGGCTGCGCGGGGCGCTCGGCGCCGGCCCGAACCGGATGAACCGGGCGGTGGTCATCAAGGCGGCCGCCGGCCTGTCGGCGTACCTGACCTCGCGGGTGGGCGTGGGGTTCACCGTCGTCATCGGCTACGACGCACGCTACGGGTCGGCCCGCTTCGCCCAGGACACCGCCGCCGTCGTCACCGCCGCCGGGGGGCAGGCGATGCTGCTGCCCGGCCCGCTGCCCACCCCGGTCCTCGCCTTCGCGGTGCGTCATCTCGGCACCGACGCCGGCGTCATGGTGACCGCCTCGCACAACCCGCCCCAGGACAACGGGTACAAGGTGTACCTGGGCGGCCGGGTGGTCACCGACGCCGGGCAGGGCGCCCAGATCGTGCCGCCGTACGACGCGGAGATCGCCGGGCGGATCGCCGCCGCCGGCCCCGCGAACCTGGTGCCCCGCACCGAGGCCGGCTGGACGGTCCTCGGCGCCGACGTCCGCGAGGCCTACCTGCGCCGGGCCGCCTCCCTCATCCCCGCCCGGCACACCCGTGACGTGCGGATCGTGTACACCCCGATGCACGGGGTGGGCGGGGCGACGGCGGTCGAGGTGCTGCGGCGGGCCGGGTTCACCGACGTGCACGTGGTGGCCCAGCAGGCCGACCCCGATCCCGACTTTCCCACGATCGCGTTCCCCAACCCGGAGGAGCCCGGGGCCCTGAACCTCGCCCTCGACCTGGCCCGCGCGGTCGACGCCGACGTGGTGCTGGCCAACGACCCCGACGCGGACCGGTGCTCGATGGCCATCCCGGACCGCGCCGTCCCGGGCGGCTGGCGCCAGCTCACAGGAGACGAGATCGGCGCCCTGCTCGGCGCGCAGACCGGGCAGGCCATGGCCCTCACCGGTCGTGGGGTGATGGCCAGCTCGGTGGTGTCGTCCCGGCTGCTGGAGAAGGTCGCCAGGTCGCACGGCCTCGAGCACCGCACCACCTTGACCGGGTTCAAGTGGATCGCGCGCACCGAGGGGCTCGTGTTCGGCTACGAGGAGGCGATCGGCTACTGCGTGGACCCCGCGGCGGTGCGCGACAAGGACGGCATCTCCGCGGCGCTGCGCCTGGCCTATCTCACCGCCCAGCTCGTCAACGCCGGCTCGACGTTCACGGCGTCGCTCGACGACCTGGCGCGCCGGCACGGGCTCCACGCGACCAGCCAGCTCTCGGTGCGGGTGGAGGACCTGTCCCTGATCCCCGCCGCCATGGCGCGGCTGCGGGCCGCGGGACCCACCACGTTGACCGGCTCGCCGGTGGTCGCCACCACGGACCTCGCCGAGGGCTCACCGGACCTGCCGCCCACCGACGGGCTGATGTACCTCACCGCCGCCGAGGACCGGGTGATCATCCGGCCCTCCGGCACCGAGCCGAAGCTCAAGTGCTACCTGGAGGTCATCGTCCCGGTCCCCGACACCGGTGACGTCACGGCCACCCGGCGGGTGGCCGCCGCCCGGCTGGAGCGGCTGCGCGCCGACGTGGCGGCCGCCGTCGGCCTCTGA